The Jiangella sp. DSM 45060 genome contains the following window.
GCCGACGCCGTCGAGGAGCCCGTGGGTGTCGGTGAACTCCGCGCCGCGTTCGAAGGCGAACGTGAGGTGGGTCTTGCTGGCGCTGATGATCGCGAGCGCCTTGCGGGCCTTCCACGCCAGTGACCCGTACATGATGACTTCGGCGGCCTCGGGTGCGTGGGTGCGCATCAGCTCGCGCAGGCTGGCGACGATGGGCTGGTGCGCCGGCGCGATGCGGGTCTGGACGTAGGTTTCGATGGCCTCGGTGGTCATGGCGCTCCTGGATCGGGTCGAATGGTCGTCGAACGATCTCCTGAGCGTCCGGGACTGTCAACAGATCGAGCTCGGCCGCAGCGAATCTCCGATCTGTGGCTGGCATGCACACGCGTGTAAATGTATTGACATTCAGGTCTTATGAACATAAGGTCGAGCGGCGAGGGCCGCTTCCGTGACGTCGTTGCGTGCGTCGTCGGGTGCCGGCATGTGCCTTGTCGCGTTCGACTAGACCTTGAGGATGAACGGTGACCAACGATCAGTACGAGTTCGTTCGTGAAGCCGACGAGTGGACGCTGAGGCGCGACGGTGCCCCGGTCCTGCGAGTGCTGGGGCGCGCGGGGGCCAGCGACAGTTTCACGCCGATCGAGAACGGGTTCTGGCTGTGGGAGCGCGTGTGCGACGAGCCGACCGACTCGATGCGGATGGAGCTCGAGACGGCGTTCACGCCGGAATTCACGATGGTGCCGGGCATCAGCTACAACGGCAACGGCTGGGGAGACACACCCGAGTACGTGGGTGACCGGGCCTCCGACGGCACACCCTGGACGTGGGCGTGGCACCGCTGCACGATCCCCGCGTGCACCTACTCGGCCGCGGGTGGGCAGGCGGTCGTGCTGTCGGGAGCGCTCGACGACGCCGTCAGCTGCTCGCTCACGCGCGAGGGCGACGTCGAGCGGCACACGCTGCTGTGGCCCGAGGTCGAGGGCCCGCAGGTGCTCCATCGGCACTTCTGGAAGGACCCCTACCAGGGCACGATGGAGCCGAGGCGCACCTTCCAGGCGGTGATCGGCGGATTCGCGGCACCACGGGCGCACCTGGACTACCAGCCGCTGCTCGACTTCGCCTTGCGGTACTACGGCCACCCGGTCCAGGAACCGCTCGGACCGCAGCGGCTCTACGACCTGAGCATCGCGTACACCAAGTTCCTCTGGACCCAGGAGCCGGACGGTTTCATCAGCATCAACCGAGGCTGCGGCTGGCACGAGGACGTCACCGCCTTCGGCAAGACGAGGATCTCCAAGTACGAGATCGGCTGGGTCGGTCAGAGCGCGTCGCTGTCGGTGGCGCTCCTGGAGGAGTATCTGCGCAGTGGCGACGAGGACGCCCGCGACAAGGGGCTGAGCGTGCTGGACCACTGGTGCCGATTCGTGCTGCCCAACGGCATGATCCGCATCAAGTTCAACATCTCTCCCGAGGTGGACGGCGTGATGGAGACGCCCGTCGAGAAGCTGGTGCAGAGCAAGGAGCCCGGGAAGGAACTCCCGTACGAGGAGTACCACCCGGAGTTCGTCACCGGCGCCGACGGCAAGCGCATCTTCCCGATCGACGCCTGCAACCTCGGTGGTGCGGCGGAGTACCTGCTGGACGCCTATCTGCTGGCGGAGCGGGCCGGAACGCCGCGTGAGCCCTACAAGAGCGCCGCGCTGGGGATCTGTGACTTCGCACTGCGCGAGCAGAAGGCGAACGGGCAGTTCGCCAAGGCCTGGAATCCGGACGGCAGCGTGTTCCGCGAGGGCGGCACCGTCGGCTGCTTCCTCGTTCCCGCATTGCTGAGGGCGTACGAGGTCACGCACGAGGAGCGTTACCTGGAGAGCGCGAAGCGCGCGTTCGACTTCTATTACGACGAGCTGCTGCGCGACGGCTACACCACCGCCGGTGCGCTCGACACCTACTGCATCGACAAGGAGTCCTCCAGCCCGCTGTTGATCTCGGCGCTCCGCCTGCATCGGCTCACTGGTGAGCATCGCTACCTCGAGGCGGCCGAGACCACGGCGTGGTACCTGAGCACGTGGATGATGCACTTCACCGTGCGGTACCCGGAGGGCAGCCTTCTCCGCCAGGTCGGCATCGACACCTTCGGCATGACGTCGGTGTCGACGGCCCACACCGCGGTCGACCAGTACTCGCTGCACGACGTGCTGTCGTTCCTGGAGCTCGCCGAGGTCACCGGCAACGCGCAATGGCGCGAGCGGGCGCTGGCGTTGTGGGTCGGGGCCAACCAACTGGTCTCCGACGGCACCCTGACGGTCCGCGGCCGGGTCCGGCCGGCGGGCTCCCAGGACGAGGCCATCTTCCACACCCGCTGGGGCCGGCCGGTCGTGACCGAGTTCAAGCCGTGCGAATGGCTGCCGGCCTGGCCGACGGCGTTCCGCCTGGAGGTGCTCCGCACGCTCGAGAGCTGGGACGCCCTCGAGAAGGGCCTCCCATCGATCGCCGGGGAGATCGACGTCCCGCGGCTGCCGGAGCCGGCAGCGCCGCTGGGCGTGAGTTAGACCCGATCCGACCGCCCCGCCGACGGGGGCACAGCACTGAGGGCCGTGGCTGACCAGCCGCGGCCCTCAGTCGCGCTTCCCGGGATCGCCCGACGCGAACCTTTGACCTCCTCCACGAGGACCGCTACGGTGACGTTAGAACAACTCAATTGTTCTTACATTTGCACCGCAGGCGACATCCACTCTCGTGGAGACCCGAGCACCCACTCACCCCCGTGGAGCCCCGATGACGCGTGTGTCCACCACTCTGGCCGCGATGGTCGCTGCCGTTGCCTTGCTCTTCTCCGGTCTCGTCGCATCGTCGGCCTCGGCCGCCGATGAGACGGTCGTCTACCTCGACCAGGCCGGCGGCGACGACACGTCTCCTGGAACCGACCCTGACCAACCCCTGCGGACGCTCACCCAGGCGCTGCGGAAGGTCACTCCTGACGGCGGCCGCATCGTCATCATGAGCGACTACCGGCTCGAACTCTCGATCACCGAGCCCGCGCATACCGGCGACATCCTCGTGACCAGCTCCGACGGCGAGATGGACTATCCGGGGCGGCTGATCTTCGGGGACACGCCGTTCATCGAGTACAACCTCGCGGGACCCACGACCTTCGCGGACCTGGGGGTCGTCACCTCGCAGTGGGCGGTCTTCGCCGCGAACTGGAACCCGATCACCTTCGGTGAGGGCGTCGCGATGGAGAGCACCCCGACGGCGGGCCGGCGCCAGGTGTTCGTGGTGGGTGGCTATCACGGGCCGTCCGCGGAGGACACCGTGCTCGACGCCGACTCGCACATCACGATCAACTCGGGGACCTTCTACAAGGTGACCGGCTTCAGCCGCGGCAAGGGCGCCGGGACGCAGACCTACACCGGTACCTCTCACATCACGCTCAACGGCGGCATCGTCCAGGAGATCTTCGGGGCATCGCTCGAGAACCACTACTCGGGCAGCACCGAGATCACGATGACGGGCGGCCGCGTGGGCGCCTTGCACACGGCCGGCGACGTGACCCGCTACCTCGTCGGCGGTGCCGATGTCGAGCTCACCGGCGGTCACGTCAACACGATCGACATCAACAACGTGGTCGAGGATGTCGACCTCACGCTCGACGGCGTGGACTGGGACGCCATCGAGGCCGAGAACGCCTGGGGCGGGGAAGGCCGTCACCAGCAGATCCTCGAGTTCGCAGCGGTCCGGACGGTGCGCTTCGCGGGACAGCACCACACGGCCGACCAGGTCGCGGCGCTCAGGGAGATCTTCGACGTCCTGATCAACACCGCGGACGTCCACGTCAGTGCCGACGGCGGCGGCAGCGCATGCACCGCGGAGAGCCCGTGCGGCAGCCTGGAGACCGCGCTCGGCCTGCTCGCCGCTGACGGCGGGGCGATCACGATTCACGGCGACGTCGCCTGGGACGTCGATGCGGCCACGCTGGCCGCCGGCGCAGGACGGGTCACGTTCGTCGGTGACGGTGCGGCATCGATCGCCTTCCCCGCCGGCGCCGAGCTCGCGATCGCACGTGACGTCACCTTCAGCTCGGTCGAGCTGGCGAACGCGGGCGCGTTGGAGCTGTTGGCCGACGGCGTGGACCTGACGATCGGCGAGGGCGTCAGCGTGGCCGACGGCAGCCAGGTCGGTGTGGCCGGCAGCAGCGACGGCGCCTCGATCTCGATCGAGTCCGGCGAGTTCGCCCGCGTCGCCGGCAGCACCGATCTGACCGGCGACTTCGACGGCACGACGGACGTGACGATCGCTGGTGGTGAGGTCGAGCAGGTCTGGGCGGGCACGGACTCGGCGCACGACGTCGCTGGTGCGACGGTGACCGTCGCCGGCGGTGAGGTCGGGACGCTCCACGCCTCCGCGGGCCGGATCACCGAGACGCTGATGGCTCGCTTCCTCGGGGGCAGCGTCCGGAACGCGCAGCTCGAGCGTGCTGACGGCGAGGTCAGGATGCGGCTCGGCGAGACCGAGATCGCGGAGATCTCGATCGCCGACTGGGCGGCTGCCGACGGCGCGGAGCGCGCGCTGACGCGGCTCCCGGGTGCCGACCAGGAGGTGATCGACCAGATCGCGGCGGCCTTCGACGGCATCACCGAGGACGAGGTCGTGTACCTGTCCGCCGGCGGCGATGGTGACGGCAGCAGCCCGACCCACGCCAGCGGTGACCTGAGTGCGGCGATCGCCGCACTGTCCGGTGACGGGCGCGTGGTGGTGACGGACCAGTACACGGTCGAGGAGGGGTACGACGTCGACGACCACAGCGCGCACGCCGTGCTGACGACCGACGACGGCGACATCGACTTCGCCGCCGACGGTGCGGCGCTGCAGATCGAGGGCGCGCTGCGGCTGGGCGGTCCGACCACGTTCGAGAACGTGCTGCTGCAGTCCCCGGCCGTCGACGGCACCATCTACGCGATGGGTGAGCCCTTGACGATCGGCGCCGGCGTCGACACCGCGTTCACCCGGCGCGGCGAGACCTACCTGAGCATCGTCGGCGGGAGCAACGACACCGAGCCCGCACCGGTCACGTCGGTGACGGTCGAGGGCGGGCAGTGGGCCGGACTGCGTGGCGGGTCCGCCAGCACCGCGGCGGTGACGACCGGCGCCGAGGTGTCCGTCCAGATCGACGGCGGCACGTTCTACGGGCCGGTCGTCCTCTCCCACCGTGGCGAGAGCTCGGGATCGGCGTCCGCCACGATCGACGGCGGGACCTTCATGCGGGGTGTCTACGCCGTCCACGAGGAGGACGGCAGCGACTACGCGGCCGACTACGACGCGGACATCACGGTGAACGGCGGTCAGTTCTGGTCGACGATCGCGCCGGCGAAGTCCCGTTCGACGGTGCTGGCCGGCACCTTCGACCTCACGGTCACCGGTGGCGACTTCGGCCACCTCACCGACCTGCTCGGGACGGAGGGCTACGCCGGCGACATGGCCAGCGCCCTGCACATCGATCCCGCGATCGAGGCGGCCGTGCCGGAGGGTGAGCTGACGTTCACCAACCCGCTCGTCCGAGCGGCCGACCCGTACATGTTCACCCACGAGGGGCAGTACTACTTCCTGGCGACGTCCAGCACCACGATGGCGCTGCACAAGGTCGCCAACCCCTCGGACCTGTCCGAGTCCGTGGGTTCGGTGATCTTCGCTCCGGAGGACATGCAGAACCTGTGGTCGCCGGAGATCCATCATCTGACAGCCGAGGAGGTCGGCGAGGAGAACGCCGGGTGGTACCTGTACCTGTCGGCGACCGACCCGAACGATCCGGCTGCCGAGGGCCAGCGCCAGTACGTGCTCAAGGCGCTCGACGGCGATGATCTGCTGGGCCGCTGGGGCAACCCGGTCACCGGCGAGGTGAACGTCCCGCAGCGCATCACGAACGCGGATGATCCCGACTTCAACACCGACGAGTTCGTGGCGGGCATCTCGCTCATGCGAGTCGCCGGCGAGACCTACATCACCTACGTCGCCGAAGAAGGACGCGGAACGGCCGACTTCCACCAGACGATCAACATGAGCCACATGGTCAACCCGTGGACCCTCGCCGGTGAGCCGAGCATCATCACCAAGTCCGAGTACGACTGGGAGATGCACGGGTACGCCCAGTCGACCAGCGACCCGAACATGTGGTGGCCGAAGGTCGTGGAGGGCGGTACCGCCGTCTACGGTGACGACGGCGAGGTGTTCATGGCGTACTCCGCCAGCGGCTACTGGACCATCTACTACGCCATCGGCTATCTGAGGTACACCGGCGGCGACCCGATGGACGCCTCGAACTGGGTCAAGAACCCGACCCCGATCATGAGCAAGAACACCGAGGTCACGGGCCCGGGTACCGGTCCGAACTTCGTCGACCACGAGGGCACCGACTGGTTCCTGTTCCAGGCTCGCCCGGGCCCGGACACCCAGACGGCCCGGTACGCCTTCATCGAGCCGTACACCGCAGACGCCGACGGGTTGACGATCGGCGACGGCTCGGGCCATCCGGCGCCGCTGGGGACCGAGTACACGTTGAGCGTGAACCCGATCCCACTGAGCGAGAAGATCAGTGGGTTCACCCCCGCCGATGACGTACGCCCGGACGTGTCCCTGGTATCGCCGTCGGCGGCGGGGCCGATGCCCGAGGTGGCGATCCAGGTCGATGCGACCGACGACGTCGGGCTGGCGAGGATCGTGGCGAACGTCTACGACGGCGACACGCTCGTGAAGAGCACGTCGTCCACGGCCGGCGGCGCCGCCTCGGCCACGCACACCGCGACCGTGACGCTGCCCGACGGCCGGTACACGATCCGGTACAACGCGCACGACCTGGCGGGCAACGTGTCGCGGACCTCGACCTTCGACGTCACCGCGGACACCACGGCGCCGACGGTCACCGTGAAGGAGGGCCCGCGGTTCACCGTCGAGGCGGACGGCGGGGGCTACGCACAGGTCAGCTACAAGCTCCACGACGCCGGGAAGATCGACAAGGCCGTGCTGAACGGCACCGTGATCGACCTGGTCGACGACGTCTGGTCGGACCTGAACGCCGTCCGGCCCGGCGCCTTCGGTGCCGCCGTCAGGGGCGAGAACACGCTGGTCGTGTACGACGTCGCGGGTAACGGCGAGGCGGTCACGTTCACCCTGGAGTGAGTGCAGTTCGTCCCGCCGGCCTGCGACCGTTCCCGAACGGACGCAGGCCGGCGGCGTTTTCCGGCACGTGGGATAATGTAAGTACCTCTAGACATTGACACAATAAAAACGGCTTCATATGCTGCCTCAATCAGCAGCAGCGTCAGGTGTGCGTCCCGCACGTCGGTGCTGTCCGGACAAGGAGGTCTGACGGTGGTCAGCAGCAATCGACAGCTCAGCCGGCGCGGTCTGCTGGGTGGAGCCCTCGGGCTCATGGCGGGATCGAGCCTGCTCTCGGCCTGCGGCGGCTCCGGCGACGGTGGCGGCGGGAGCGCGAACCCGCCCGACGATCAGGGGTCCGCGGACGAGGGCGAGCTGGTCGTCTGGGGTGGTGTGGCGCCCGAGAGCGGTCCGCAGGAACTGGTCGCCGCGTTCATGGAGAAGTACCCCGGCATCAAGGTCGAGTACGTCCGGTACGTCAACGACGAACAGGGCATCCTCAAGCTCGACACCGCGTTGCAGGGTGGCGTCCCGATCGACGTGTTCTTCTCGTACGGGACCGTCGACGTGGTCCGTCGCTCGCAGGCAGGCCTTGCGCTGGACCTCACCGACCTCGCGCGCCAGGACGACATGGCGAAGGCGTTCGTCCAGGACGAGCCGATCAGCACCCTGGTCGACGGCAAGCTCTACTCGATCCCGACGACTCACTTCCCGAACTTCGTCGTCATCAACCAGGACGCGATGGACGCCGCCGGTATCGAGATCCCGTACGACTGGACGGTGGACGACTATCACCGGGTCGCGCAGGAGTTCAAGGCTGCCGGATTCGACGTCGGCGCCTACAACGTGCCTCGGCATGCGGCCGCCGGCCTCGGCGGTGACTACCTCTACAAGGAGGGCGGCACCGAGTCCAACTTCGACCACCCGCTCTTCCGGCAGCGGCTCGAGCAGACCCTCGCGATGGAGGACGACGGCTCGATCTTCACCCAGGAACGGATCTCGGCCGAGGGCATCGGCGGTTACGCGCAGAACTACTTCCTCGACGGAACGTTCGCCATGATGCTCGACGGAACGATCGCGATCCGGTACGTCAAGAACCTCGAGGAATACCCGCACGACTTCCGCACCACCTTCCGGCCGTACCCGGGTCTCGTGACCGGCGAGCCGTACTTCAATCCCGGCGTGCGCGGCGACGACGTCCAGATCTCCTCGAAGAGCCAGTACCAGTCCGCGGCGTGGACCTTCGTCAAGTTCTGGATGGGCGAAGGAGCGCACTTCATGTCGCCCTCCGGCAAGGTCTCGCCGGCGCAGTACGACAACCCGACGGACGAGCTGTACGAAAGCCTGTTCGGCCCGGACGCCGACGCCCTCTTCGACGTCGAGGCGTTCGAGAAGACGTTCTTCGCCCCGGAGCCGCCGCTCTCCGTGCGCAGCATCACGACCGCCTACACCGAGATCTCCCAGATCAAGGAACAGATCGAGGGCGAGATCCGGTTGCGCACCAAGTCGATCGACGACGGTCTCGCGGAGATGAAGCAGAAGGCCGACGAGGCCATCGCCGCCGCGCTGTCCTGACGGATGACACCTGTGACTGTAACCGAAGAGCTGACCAAGCCGAGCGGAGGGGCGGCGAAGCCGTCCCGCGCCCGGAAACCGGGCCGACTCGTCAACGGCTACCGCTGGTGGGTGCCGTGGATGTTCCTGGTCCCGATCGTCGTCCTGGTGCTGGCGTTCCTGGTGGTCCCGCTGTTCTCGGGCCTGTTCATCGCCTTCACCGACTGGAACGTCGTCTCCGGGATCGAGGGCATTCGGTGGATCGGCCTGGCCAACTTCCAGGAGCTCTTCCAGGACGACATGTTCTGGTCGTCCATCGGCAGGACGTTGTTCTACGCCGGCATCGGGACGCCGCTCACGGTCGCCGTCGGGATGGTGCTCGGCCTGGCGCTGAACCAGCCGATGCCCGCGCGCGGCCTGATCCGGGCGATCTTCTTCCTTCCCGCCCTCGTCAACACGATCGCGGCGGGGACCGTGTGGCTCTCGTTGCTCCACCCGACGTCGGGACCCGTGAACCAGGCGCTGACCGCACTCGGGATCGAGAACCCGCCCACGTGGTTCGTCTCGCAGGACTGGGCGCTGCCGGCGATCGTGATCATGTCGGTGTGGATCAGCGCCGGATACGTGGCGATCCTGGTCATCGCGGCGTTGCAGGACATGCCGCCCGAGCTGTACGAGGCCGCCAAGATCGACGGAGCTGGGGCGTTCCGGCAGTTCACCACCGTCACCCTCCCGGGGCTGGTCCCGATCCTCACCTTCCTGCTCATCACCTCGTTCATCGGGCGATCGCAGACGTTCGGACTGATCCAGTTCATGACCGGAGGTGGCCCGGGCGATTCGACCACCGTGCTCTCGTACTACATGTACGAGGCCGGCTTCCACTCGTACCGCTTCGGTTACGCGGCGGCGATCGGTGTGATGAGCATGCTGGGCGTGCTGGTGCTGTCGGTGGGGCTGTTCCGTCTGCAGCGGGGCCGGGGACTGTACACATGAGGAGCCACGAATGAGCACGGCGTCCGTCGAGACGGCGCAGCGCGCGCCCCACCCGGGCCGGATCCGGCGCCGGCGCAGGGCACGCATCGCGTACTGGACCCGCGGGCTGATCATGTCGCTGCTCGCGCTGCTGTTCCTGACACCCTTCCTGTGGATGCTGTCCTCGGCACTGAAGCGGAACGGGGACATCTTCTCGGTGCCGACGCAGTGGATCCCGGATCCGCTGGTGTGGGACAACTTCATCGACGTCTGGACCGGCGAACGGTCCATGCTGCGCTACTTCAGCAACTCCACCATCGTCGTGGTGGCGACCATTCTCGGCCAGCTCTTCGTGGTCACGCTCGCCGGCTACGCCTTCGGGCAGCTGAAGTTCAAGGGCCAGAACGTGCTGTTCATCGCCTTCCTGGCCACGTCGATGGTGCCGACCCAGTTGCTGCTGGTGCCGCGCTTCATGTTCTTCAGCCAGATCGGCCTCTACGACACCCTCATGGCCCTGATCGTTCCGGGCCTGGCCTCGGTCTTCGCGACGTTCCTCCTGCGGCAGCATTTCGCCGCGGCGCCACGCGAGCTCGGTGAGGCCGCACGTATCGACGGTGCGAGCGAGTGGCGGATCTTCTTCCACATCTACCTGCCCCTGGCGCGGCCGATGCTCGCCGCCCTGGCGATCCTGATCTTCGACTCGACGTGGAACGACTACGAGAGCGCACTGATCATGATCACGGACGAGGCGAAGTACACGGTGCCGCTCGGGCTGACCCGCTTCATGTCGGACGACGGCACGGTGTCGCTGGGGCCGGCGCTGGCCGGCTCGGTCTCCTCGATCATCCCGGTGCTGATCATCTTCCTGATCTTCCAGCGGCATTTCATGAAGTCGATGGCGCGAGCCGGCCTACGTTGACGAATCGTACGGAGGAACCATGACGGCTGCGGCCGCCGAGCACCAGGTCACGTCGGTCTCCGGGTGGGAGGCGCTGCGGCTGTCGACGAGCGATCTCGAGGTCACCGTCCTTCCGGGCAAGGGCGCGGACATCACCTCGATCCGCGATCGCGCCGGCGACGTGGAGCTGCTGTGGACCCCGCGCTGGGGTCTGCGGCCGCCGTGGGCGCTGCCAATGCCCGGGGCGCCCGATGCGCTGGCCCTCGACCGCTCCGGTGGTGGCTGGAACACGATGTTCCCCAACGCCGGCCGCGCCTGCGTCGAGCACGGCGTCGACTGGGGCTTCCACGGCGAGACCTGGCTCGCTCCCTTCGACTGGGAACCGGAGCCGGGCGGGGTTCGCCTGACGACGGCGCTGGCCCGCAGCCCGTTCACCGTCAGCAAGCTCGTGCGCGTCACCGGCAACCAGGTCGTGGTCACCGAGTCCGTGACGCACGTGGGGGCGCGGCCCGTCGACGTGCTCTGGTGTCAGCACCCGGCGTTCGGCGCACCGCTGATCGGGCCGGCGACCACGGTCGCGATCACCGGATGCGTGGTGCACCCGG
Protein-coding sequences here:
- a CDS encoding carbohydrate ABC transporter permease, encoding MSTASVETAQRAPHPGRIRRRRRARIAYWTRGLIMSLLALLFLTPFLWMLSSALKRNGDIFSVPTQWIPDPLVWDNFIDVWTGERSMLRYFSNSTIVVVATILGQLFVVTLAGYAFGQLKFKGQNVLFIAFLATSMVPTQLLLVPRFMFFSQIGLYDTLMALIVPGLASVFATFLLRQHFAAAPRELGEAARIDGASEWRIFFHIYLPLARPMLAALAILIFDSTWNDYESALIMITDEAKYTVPLGLTRFMSDDGTVSLGPALAGSVSSIIPVLIIFLIFQRHFMKSMARAGLR
- a CDS encoding aldose 1-epimerase; its protein translation is MTAAAAEHQVTSVSGWEALRLSTSDLEVTVLPGKGADITSIRDRAGDVELLWTPRWGLRPPWALPMPGAPDALALDRSGGGWNTMFPNAGRACVEHGVDWGFHGETWLAPFDWEPEPGGVRLTTALARSPFTVSKLVRVTGNQVVVTESVTHVGARPVDVLWCQHPAFGAPLIGPATTVAITGCVVHPDLPDDIPATTAPPRWPEHTEVDGAHLDLSRLDAAGSGGARLAFLGSFEDEQVRARIHNPELGLGVELAWSRQDFPFAWYWYESGGRQDYPWYGTAHSLALEPASGYPSGVHRARRLTGTELTIHPGETVTKSVAMTVVRGD
- a CDS encoding carbohydrate ABC transporter permease — translated: MTVTEELTKPSGGAAKPSRARKPGRLVNGYRWWVPWMFLVPIVVLVLAFLVVPLFSGLFIAFTDWNVVSGIEGIRWIGLANFQELFQDDMFWSSIGRTLFYAGIGTPLTVAVGMVLGLALNQPMPARGLIRAIFFLPALVNTIAAGTVWLSLLHPTSGPVNQALTALGIENPPTWFVSQDWALPAIVIMSVWISAGYVAILVIAALQDMPPELYEAAKIDGAGAFRQFTTVTLPGLVPILTFLLITSFIGRSQTFGLIQFMTGGGPGDSTTVLSYYMYEAGFHSYRFGYAAAIGVMSMLGVLVLSVGLFRLQRGRGLYT
- a CDS encoding ABC transporter substrate-binding protein, translated to MAGSSLLSACGGSGDGGGGSANPPDDQGSADEGELVVWGGVAPESGPQELVAAFMEKYPGIKVEYVRYVNDEQGILKLDTALQGGVPIDVFFSYGTVDVVRRSQAGLALDLTDLARQDDMAKAFVQDEPISTLVDGKLYSIPTTHFPNFVVINQDAMDAAGIEIPYDWTVDDYHRVAQEFKAAGFDVGAYNVPRHAAAGLGGDYLYKEGGTESNFDHPLFRQRLEQTLAMEDDGSIFTQERISAEGIGGYAQNYFLDGTFAMMLDGTIAIRYVKNLEEYPHDFRTTFRPYPGLVTGEPYFNPGVRGDDVQISSKSQYQSAAWTFVKFWMGEGAHFMSPSGKVSPAQYDNPTDELYESLFGPDADALFDVEAFEKTFFAPEPPLSVRSITTAYTEISQIKEQIEGEIRLRTKSIDDGLAEMKQKADEAIAAALS
- a CDS encoding DUF1801 domain-containing protein — its product is MTTEAIETYVQTRIAPAHQPIVASLRELMRTHAPEAAEVIMYGSLAWKARKALAIISASKTHLTFAFERGAEFTDTHGLLDGVGKKTRHVKLKKLEDVDEAALSDYITQAVRLDQT